One genomic segment of Sminthopsis crassicaudata isolate SCR6 chromosome 2, ASM4859323v1, whole genome shotgun sequence includes these proteins:
- the KCNIP1 gene encoding A-type potassium channel modulatory protein KCNIP1 isoform X5, which produces MGAVMGTFSSLQTKQRRPSKDKIEDELEMTMVCHRPEGLEQLEAQTNFTKRELQVLYRGFKNECPSGVVNEETFKQIYSQFFPHGDASMYAHYLFNAFDTTQTGSVKFEDFVTALSILLRGTVHEKLRWTFNLYDINKDGYINKEEMIDIVKAIYDMMGKYTYPVLKDDTPRQHVDVFFQKMDKNKDGVVTLDEFLESCQEDDNIMRSLQLFENVM; this is translated from the exons ATAAAATTGAGGATGAGCTGGAGATGACCATGGTGTGCCATCGGCCGGAAGGACTGGAACAGCTTGAGGCACAGACCAACTTCACCAAGAGAGAGCTTCAAGTCCTGTACAGAGGCTTTAAAAAT GAGTGTCCCAGTGGGGTGGTTAATGAAGAAACATTCAAACAGATATActcccagtttttcccacatgGAG aTGCAAGCATGTATGCTCATTATCTCTTCAATGCCTTTGATACCACACAGACGGGTTCTGTAAAGTTTGAG GATTTTGTAACTGCTCTTTCAATTTTGCTGAGAGGAACAGTCCATGAAAAACTGAGGTGGACATTCAATTTGTATGACATCAATAAGGATGGCTATATAAATAAAGAG GAGATGATAGATATCGTCAAGGCCATTTATGACATGATGGGGAAATACACTTATCCTGTGCTCAAAGATGACACTCCAAGACAACATGTAGATGTGTTTTTCCAG AAAATGGACAAGAACAAAGATGGTGTCGTGACTTTAGATGAATTTCTTGAATCCTGTCAAGAG GATGACAACATCATGAGGTCCCTTCAGCTCTTTGAAAATGTCATGTAA